The Campylobacter hyointestinalis subsp. hyointestinalis nucleotide sequence CAAAAAATATCGATATGGGTGGTAAGATAGCGTTTAACAACTCAGCAGAGCTAAGCTTTCCTATCATAGATCGTTTAAAAATGCGCGGGGTTTTATTTTTTGATTACGGTATGATAGGCGATGATAGTTTAAATGAGATAAAGCGCTACAGTACAGGTGCTGGTATAGAATGGCTAACTCCTATCGGACCGCTTCAACTTATCTATGCTAAAGCATTAAACGACAAACCAGGCGACGATACAAGTAGCTTTGAGTTTTCTATAGGCAGAAGATTTTAACGCATAAATTTGACCGGAACTACCGGTCAGATCCTTTTTTATATTTTACAACTCACTCATATAAGAATTGTCATAGACACCTTTTATACGCTTTGCTATAACACTCTCCCAACCACTACTTAAAGTCTTTAATCTCTTAAATTTATCCATCAAATTTAGATGATTTTTTGGATCATAAAAAAGCATATTTACTTCCATTACGCTCATACAAACTTCGTCCTTTTTTACGATCTCTATCTCATCGCCGCGTTTAGCGCTTCCTGCTTCTAAAACACGGTAATACCAGCCAGTTAGCCCAGTTTTAAATATCTCTTTAGTAAAACCTTTATCGTCCCAAACACCAGATATCTTAAAACAAGGTTTTCTAGGCTGAGATACTTGTAAAACAAGCGAACCTATTTTGTGTATATCGCCCACGCATACTTTATTTTCATCTAGTCCATCTATGCATAAGTTTTCACCCATAAAGCCGATCTTCATATCTTTTTTTAGATATTTCGACCAAATAGCGTAATTTTGCAAACTATTTGCAAAAACCGCTTTTTCTAGTCCACCATGGTTTTTAGTATCACTTACACAATCGCCTATAAAGCCCATTTGAGTGCAAAAAACCTCACCATTAATGCTATCTTTAAGCATACCCGTTTCAAAAACGACTTTTATGTTTTTACCCTCTTCTACTCGATGCAACTTGCCTATATGCAAAGAATGAAGCTTCATCTCACCTCATTTCCAAAAAATATTCTAAACATTAAATTCGCACTTTCTTTAGTAAAATTCGATATAAACTTATCAAACACCGGACGCTCTTTCCAGATAGGATTTTCCACTCCGCTTAAGATCTCAAGCTCTTTTTTAGCGTCACGATAGCTTTTGATTCCGTCTATCAATCCAAGCTTTAGAGCGTCATTTGCTAAAAACACTCTAGCATTAGCCCAAATATCCACGTCGTTTAAATTTAGCTTTCTAGCTTTTGCTACGTCACCGTAGAACAGCTCATAACTTTTATTAACCAAATTTTGAAGCTCATCTTTTTCTGCTTTACTCCACGCACGATAAAACGCACCAGCTTCTTTAAATTCCCCGGCTTTTATGGTTTGAGTTTTGATGCCTATTTTATTTGCTAACTCTTCTATATTTGCACCTTGCATTATCACGCCGATAGATCCTATAAAACTTCCACGGTTTGCATAAATTTTATCCGCCCAAATACTAGCGTAATAACTTCCACTCGCCATAGTTCCACTCGCGTAAGCAAGAACCGGTTTTTTGGCTTTTAGCTCACGCAAAGCGTCGCTTATGGCAATGCTAGGAGCCAAAGCGCCACCTGGACTATCTACGTCAAATAAAACGCCCTTTATAGACTCATCATCCATAGCTTCGTAAATTTGATCTAAAACCGTTTTTTCATCAACTATAGCGCCATTTAGAGATATCTGCGTTAAATTTGGATTTGAAACCTTATCGCCGCTAAATAAAACAAGCGCTACGATAAACAAAAAAACACACGTTTTAAAATACGTATTGATAAATTTAAAAATAGCCACAAACGGCGAAAATATAAGCTTTAAAATTTGCATTCATCACCCTTTATAAATAATTTTTTAACTTCTTTTGTATGCAGTATGAGCTCAGTTGCTAACTGAGTGCTATCTCTAACATCAAGCCCTTTATATACTGCTATATCAGCAATCCTTCCACTAGATAAAATACCTAAATTTAAATTTAGCGCCCTTGCCGCCCAGTTTGTAGAAGCCAAAAGAGCAAATTTAGCTAAGAAATTTAGCTCAAATTCACAGTGTGTCCATAAAAACGCTCTAAGTTCATCAAAAAAATTCAGACTGATGTTTGAGCTAAGCCCGTCTGTTGCGATATTTAAAGATAGATTCTGTTCTATTATTTTATTTAAATTTAGTCTTCTTTGTCCTAAAAGCCTATTTGAGACTGCGCAAGTAGTAACGCTATGTAAGTTTTTATCAAAAAACTCAAGATAATCATCACTCCAAACGCAGTGAGTAAAAAGCGCTCTCACGCCGCTAAAATTCGCTAAAAATTGACTTGGAGAGTAAAGCGGAGTGGGATTTGGAGTAAAGCTTGATAACCAAGATTTAAACTCGCCGCTTCCACTTTCTAGCCACATTTTTTCATGTTCGCTTTCTAAAAAATGAGTGCTAACTAAAAGATCTTTCTCTCTAGCTAAATTTAGTGCTTTTTTAGTAAGTTCTGGGTGCGTAGAATATGGCGAATGGACAGAGATAGCCGGTATAAATTTATCGCTTTTATACTCTAAACTTGCATTAAATCTAGTCATAAATTTATCAAAACATTCATCTATTGCTTTATCATTTGTACCTAAAATTTCATTAAAAAAAACAAATCTAGCTTTTGAATTCGCACAAATTTCTGTATCTTTTCCAAAGCTTGAGATCTCGCCTATCGTGCTAACTCCACTTTTTAAGATGCTTGTTATAGCTTCTTTCATGACCAAGTTTTTAGCCTCATCGCTTAAGCTATCTCTAAAGCTTATAACGCTTTTTAACCAAAGCAAGAAATCGCCATAATCAAGGCTTGAAACATTAGAGCTAAACTCCAAATGCGTATGTGGATTTATAAACGCCGCAGAGATGATATCATTCGAAAAATCAAAAATTTCAGCGTCTGGATACATCAAAACAAGTTCATCAAATTTACCTATAGATCTTATGATCTCATCAAAGGCGATGCTCATGTTTTGCAAGATATCAAATTCATCATTGCAAGTTATTATGTATTTGGCTTTTATTATTTTCATTATATTGTCCTAACGTAAAAGGAAAAAAATTATAGCAAAAATTTAGCAATATTTTTGTACAATCGTAGTTAAAATATTTTTTAAGGATTTTTTATGGAAGGCAAGATGAAAATAATGGTTATACAAGGACCAAACATCAATATGTTAGGTCGCAGAGAGACAAATATTTACGGTGTTATGAGTATGGAAGGCATACACGAACAGATGAAAACGGTTGCTGATCAAGCAAATCTTGATATTGAGTTTTTTCAAACAAATTTTGAAGGTGAAATAGTAGATAAGATCCAAGAATGCCTAGGAGAATTTGATGGTATCATCATAAATCCAGCCGGCTATACTCATACTTCAGTAGCTATCCGCGACGCCATATCAGCGGTAAAACTTCCTACGATCGAAGTCCATATAAGCAACATCCACCAAAGAGAAGAATTCCGTCAAAAAAGCCTTATAGCGCCTGTTTGCGCAGGACAAATAGTAGGTTTTGGACCAGTAGGATACCATCTAGCTATGATAGGTATGATACAAATTTTTGAACAAATAAAAGCCATAAAAGCCAGATCACAAAATAATGCATAATTTTATCTTAAAAGATGAAAATGCCGTATTTTATGAGTGCGGATACAGTTGCGATAATGAAATTTATATAAAATCCAAAGATGATGCGTTTTTTTTAACGGACGCTAGATATTTTATAGAAGCAAAACAAAACGTTAAAAATGCCATCGTCGTACAAACAAGCAGAAATATAATAAAAGAAGCAAGGCTACTTTTAAGGTCTTTAGGCATAAAAGATATCGATTTTAATCCAGCGGATTTTAGCGTTTTGGAGTATCAAAGTTTAAGTAAAAACTTGGGTATAAATTTCATAGCAAAAAACGAATTCTCAAAGCTAAAAAGAATGATAAAAATGAAGCAAGAGATAGAAACTCTGTTGATGGCCGCAAAACTAGGGGCGGATAAATTCGATGAGTTTGGCGAGTTTATAAATAAATTCGGTCTTGGTATGAGTGAAAAAGAGCTAAATTTCCATGCTCAAAATATATTTAAAGATAGCGGAAATTTAGGACTTAGCTTTGAACCTATCGTAGCCATAAACGCAAACGCGGCAAAAGCTCACGCAATGCCTACTGATACAAAACTAGCAGAAGGCGATCTTTTATTAGTCGATGCCGGGGTAAAATTCAAAAGATATTGCTCAGATAGAACAAGAACAGTATGTGTGCAAAACGGTTTTAAATTTGATAAAAATCAGAAATTCAGATCAAATAAACAAAATGATATTTTTAGCATAGTAAAAGAGGCGCAAAACGAAGCGATAAAAGCGATAAAGCCTGGTATTTTAGCTGACGAGATAGACAAGGCAGCAAGAAGAGTTATAGCAAAATTTGGCTATGAAAAAGAGTTTTTTCACTCAACTGGACATGGCGTAGGGCTTGATATCCACGAGTTGCCAAGCATCAACAAAACAGATAAAACAGTACTTAAAGAAGGTATGGTCTTTAGCGTAGAACCAGGAATTTATATAGAAAACGAATTTGGTGTACGTATCGAAGACGTGGTGGTAGTAACGGAAAATGGATGTGAAATCTTATAATAACGCATTTATTTGCAATGAAGCTAGAAGCGTAGTAAGATCACATTTTTTCCCGAATTTCAAAGATGGTGGGAATGAGTTTAAAAACTCGTTTTTGCTAGGTATCGGAGGAAATGTGGGAGATACAAAAAAACGCTTTGAGCTTTTTTTGTATAAACTAAAAAAAGATAGAAGATTTTTCGTAAAAGAGTGTTCTTTGATACTTAAAAACAAAGCTTTTGGATATACTAAACAAGCTGATTTTTTAAATGCGGTCTTACTAGTCAAATCTTCTTTTTATGCTGCTGATGTTTTAAAAATTATGCAACATTACGAGAAAATTTTCGGTAGGATCAGGAGCTTTAGAAACGCTCCAAGAACTCTTGATATAGATATTTTGTATTTTGATAAAAAGATTAGAAATTCACAAAGACTGATTTTGCCTCATCCAGGAGCAAATGATAGACTCAGCGTGATAATTCCTATAGGATCGATGAAAGGAATATAATGGCTACGGTGCTTAAAACCTTTACGGGCGAGAGTGCGATCGAGGCACTCAAAAAAGCAAAAGAAGAGTGCGGCGAGAGTGCTATGCTAGTGACTACTAAACAAATTCAGCCAAAAACTCTAAACAAAAAACCAATATATGAGATATTAGTAAGCGTAGAAGATACTCAAAAAGCAGCCCCTTCAAAAGAAAGTATAGAGAGTATAAAACAGCAAATTTCGGCTTATACGAAGTTGCCTGAGTCACCAAAAAGCGATGAAAGCGTTCTTTTAAATATCTCAAAAGCAGCAAAAGAGATCAGTAAAGCCGCAAATATAAATACAAATCAAAATACTAACGTAAGCGCAAATGAAGAATATAACAAAAAAATAGAAGACGTCGCCAAACAAGTAAATAAGCTAAATGATAAAATTTCGCTTATCGCAGATATGATCTGGGACGATAAAAGTGAGAATAGAGATGATATAGCCATTCCTCCGGAGTTTTCTACTATATATAAGCTTGCAAAACAAAGCGGTATGAAAAACGAGCATCTAAAATCTATCTTAGAGATAACTATACAAAATATGCCAACTTCCATGAAAACAAATCCTACTGCGGTAAAAAGATACTTCTATTCGCTTTTACGAAATATGCTACCTTGCAGAAATACAGGATTAGACATAAAAAAACAAAAAATAATGATGTTCGTAGGACCAACAGGAGTCGGAAAAACTACGACACTTTCAAAACTTGCTTATAAATTCGCTCACTCAGGCGATATCAGATATAAAACAGGGATCATCACTCTTGATACGTACAGACTAGGCGCCGTAGAACAGCTGTTTCAATATGCTAAGATAATGAGCATACCTATACTTGATGCCATAGAACTAGATGATTTTAAATCTGCATTAAAGAGTTTGAGTAACTGCGATCTTATACTCATAGACACTATGGGTAGTAGCCAGTACGATAGAGATAAGCTCATTAGACTTGATAATTTTTTAAAAGGAAGCGGAGCTAAAATAGACGTGAATTTAGTACTTTCCGCTGGTTCAAAAATAGAAGATCTATTAGAAATTTATGATAATTTTTCATTTTTAGATATAGATACTCTTATCATAACTAAATTTGACGAAACAAAAATATTTGGAAATGTTTTTTCGCTAGTTTATGAAACAAATACTCCAGTTAGCTATTTTTCAACAGGACAAAATGTGCCTGATGATATAGTAGAAGCGAAAAGCGAATTTTTGGTTGAGTGTGTTTTAGAAGGTTTTAACAAAGGAGATGACGATGGATCAAGCAGATAAGCTAAGAGAACTTATGTCAGTGCCCTCCAAACCGAAAAAATCAACTCACTTTATAGCAGTAACCAGCGGTAAAGGTGGTGTAGGCAAATCCACAATCAGCGCAAATTTAGCAAATATCCTAGCAAAAAACGGTTATAAAATAGCTCTTTTTGATGCAGATATAGGGCTTGCAAATTTAGACGTTATCTTAAACGTAAAGATAAGAAAAAATATCCTAAATGTCTTAAAAGGCGAATGCACACTTAGCGATATCTTGATACAAGTAAAAGAAGGACTTACGCTAATACCAGGAGACAGCGGCGATGAGATCTTTAAATTTAATGATCAATTTTTAATGGAAAAGTTTTTAGAA carries:
- a CDS encoding MOSC domain-containing protein → MKLHSLHIGKLHRVEEGKNIKVVFETGMLKDSINGEVFCTQMGFIGDCVSDTKNHGGLEKAVFANSLQNYAIWSKYLKKDMKIGFMGENLCIDGLDENKVCVGDIHKIGSLVLQVSQPRKPCFKISGVWDDKGFTKEIFKTGLTGWYYRVLEAGSAKRGDEIEIVKKDEVCMSVMEVNMLFYDPKNHLNLMDKFKRLKTLSSGWESVIAKRIKGVYDNSYMSEL
- the sppA gene encoding signal peptide peptidase SppA; the encoded protein is MQILKLIFSPFVAIFKFINTYFKTCVFLFIVALVLFSGDKVSNPNLTQISLNGAIVDEKTVLDQIYEAMDDESIKGVLFDVDSPGGALAPSIAISDALRELKAKKPVLAYASGTMASGSYYASIWADKIYANRGSFIGSIGVIMQGANIEELANKIGIKTQTIKAGEFKEAGAFYRAWSKAEKDELQNLVNKSYELFYGDVAKARKLNLNDVDIWANARVFLANDALKLGLIDGIKSYRDAKKELEILSGVENPIWKERPVFDKFISNFTKESANLMFRIFFGNEVR
- the mqnF gene encoding aminofutalosine deaminase family hydrolase; translated protein: MKIIKAKYIITCNDEFDILQNMSIAFDEIIRSIGKFDELVLMYPDAEIFDFSNDIISAAFINPHTHLEFSSNVSSLDYGDFLLWLKSVISFRDSLSDEAKNLVMKEAITSILKSGVSTIGEISSFGKDTEICANSKARFVFFNEILGTNDKAIDECFDKFMTRFNASLEYKSDKFIPAISVHSPYSTHPELTKKALNLAREKDLLVSTHFLESEHEKMWLESGSGEFKSWLSSFTPNPTPLYSPSQFLANFSGVRALFTHCVWSDDYLEFFDKNLHSVTTCAVSNRLLGQRRLNLNKIIEQNLSLNIATDGLSSNISLNFFDELRAFLWTHCEFELNFLAKFALLASTNWAARALNLNLGILSSGRIADIAVYKGLDVRDSTQLATELILHTKEVKKLFIKGDECKF
- the aroQ gene encoding type II 3-dehydroquinate dehydratase; the protein is MKIMVIQGPNINMLGRRETNIYGVMSMEGIHEQMKTVADQANLDIEFFQTNFEGEIVDKIQECLGEFDGIIINPAGYTHTSVAIRDAISAVKLPTIEVHISNIHQREEFRQKSLIAPVCAGQIVGFGPVGYHLAMIGMIQIFEQIKAIKARSQNNA
- a CDS encoding M24 family metallopeptidase → MHNFILKDENAVFYECGYSCDNEIYIKSKDDAFFLTDARYFIEAKQNVKNAIVVQTSRNIIKEARLLLRSLGIKDIDFNPADFSVLEYQSLSKNLGINFIAKNEFSKLKRMIKMKQEIETLLMAAKLGADKFDEFGEFINKFGLGMSEKELNFHAQNIFKDSGNLGLSFEPIVAINANAAKAHAMPTDTKLAEGDLLLVDAGVKFKRYCSDRTRTVCVQNGFKFDKNQKFRSNKQNDIFSIVKEAQNEAIKAIKPGILADEIDKAARRVIAKFGYEKEFFHSTGHGVGLDIHELPSINKTDKTVLKEGMVFSVEPGIYIENEFGVRIEDVVVVTENGCEIL
- the folK gene encoding 2-amino-4-hydroxy-6-hydroxymethyldihydropteridine diphosphokinase; the protein is MDVKSYNNAFICNEARSVVRSHFFPNFKDGGNEFKNSFLLGIGGNVGDTKKRFELFLYKLKKDRRFFVKECSLILKNKAFGYTKQADFLNAVLLVKSSFYAADVLKIMQHYEKIFGRIRSFRNAPRTLDIDILYFDKKIRNSQRLILPHPGANDRLSVIIPIGSMKGI
- the flhF gene encoding flagellar biosynthesis protein FlhF, which codes for MATVLKTFTGESAIEALKKAKEECGESAMLVTTKQIQPKTLNKKPIYEILVSVEDTQKAAPSKESIESIKQQISAYTKLPESPKSDESVLLNISKAAKEISKAANINTNQNTNVSANEEYNKKIEDVAKQVNKLNDKISLIADMIWDDKSENRDDIAIPPEFSTIYKLAKQSGMKNEHLKSILEITIQNMPTSMKTNPTAVKRYFYSLLRNMLPCRNTGLDIKKQKIMMFVGPTGVGKTTTLSKLAYKFAHSGDIRYKTGIITLDTYRLGAVEQLFQYAKIMSIPILDAIELDDFKSALKSLSNCDLILIDTMGSSQYDRDKLIRLDNFLKGSGAKIDVNLVLSAGSKIEDLLEIYDNFSFLDIDTLIITKFDETKIFGNVFSLVYETNTPVSYFSTGQNVPDDIVEAKSEFLVECVLEGFNKGDDDGSSR